The genomic segment CCACTCGTTGCGGGTCATGAGCAGGTAGCGTTCCAGGGTGGCGAGCCGTTCCTCGGGCTGCCACTTGCGCTCCTGGGGGATGTTGCCCTGGATCAGGCTCACCCGCAGCGGCTCGCCGTCCGTCTCCGTCCATTCCACCGGCCTGAGCAGGGTGCCGAGCAGCGGCAACAGGAGCACCAGTGCCCAGGCCATCGGGCTGCGGCCGGCGCGCCGCAGCAGCAGGGCCAGCGCACCGGCCAGCGCCGCTGCCGCCATGCCCACCCCATACACCCCCACCAGCGGCGCCATGCCGGCCAGCGGTCCGTCGATCTGGCTGTAGCCCAGGCTCAGCCAGGGGAAGCCAGTGAACAACCGGCCGCGCAGCCACTCCGCCAGCAACCACAGGGCCGGGAAGAGCAGCAGCAGGCTCGCGGCCTCGGATCGGCGCCACCAGGCCAGCAGGGCGGCAACGGCGGCGGGGAACAGGGCCAGGAAGGCGGCCAGCAGGGCGGCAACGGCGATCGCGACTGGCAGGGGGGAATGGCCAAACACGTGGATGCTGACATGCACCCACGAAACTCCGGCACCGAACAGGCCAAGACCGAACAGCCAGCCATGAAGAAAGGCCGCGCGCACGCCTTGCGGCCGCCACAGCAGCCACAGCGCCAGCGCAGCAACCGGCAGCGGGTGCAGCCCGAAGGGCGCAAAGCCCGCCACCGAGACGGCGCCCAGCAGCGGCGGCAACAGCCAGCGTGCCAGCACCCCGTTCACGCCCTTCCCGCCTCAGCCCGCAGCGGAGGCATCGGAGGCCGGCAGGGGTTCCGGCAGTTCCAGTTCCAGCATGTGAATGCGACGGGTATCGGCGCGCAGCACCCTGAATCGCAGGCCGTCCAGGGTCACCGTTTCGCCGCGCTTGGGCAGGTGGCCGAAGGTACGTGCCACCAGGCCGCCGATGGTGTCGAACTCCTCGTCGTCGAGATGGGTCCCGAAATACTCGTTGAAGTCCTCGACCGGCGTGAGCGCCTTGACCACATACCGGGTATCCGAACGGCGCAGTATGAAGCTGCCTTCCTCGATGTCGTGCTCGTCGGCGATCTCGCCAACGATCTGCTCCAGCACGTCCTCGATGGTGACCATGCCGGCGACCCCGCCATACTCGTCGACCACGATGGCCATGTGATTGCGACTGGCGCGAAACTCCTTGAGCAGCACGTTGAGGCGCTTGCTCTCGGGAATGAACACCGCCGGCCGCATGACGTCGCGGATGTCGAAGCCGGCGGACTCGTCCAGCCGGTAGCGCAGCATGTCCTTGGCCAGCAGGATGCCGACGACCTCGTCGCGGCTCTCGCCAATGACCGGAAAGCGGGAGTGGCCGGATTCGATGATCACCGGCAGGATATCCTCCGGGCTGTCATCGCGCTCCACCACCACCATCTGCGCCCGCGGGATCATGATGTCGCGGACCTGCATGTCGGCGACCTGCAGCACCGCCTCGATCATGGACAGGGCATCGGCATCGAACAGGTTCCGGCGCTGAGCGTCGCGCAGCAGCTCGATCAGCTCCTCGCGATTGCGGGGCTCGCCCGAGAAGGCCTGGCTCAGTCTCTCCAGCCAGGACTTCTGCCCGGAACCGTTGCTGGATCGGTCTTCGTTCATGTTGCCTCGAACAGGTTGCACAGGGCCCGATGCCACGCACGCATGGCATCGGGTCCTGGGCCGCCCTCAGTAAGGATCACCATAGCCCAACCCGGCAAGGATCTCGCGTTCCAGAGCCTCCATGCGCTCGGCCTCTGCGGCCTCCAGGTGATCGTGACCCTGCAGGTGCAGCATGCCGTGCACCAGCATATGCGCCCAGTGCGCGTCTGGCGTCTTGCCCTGCGCCTTCGCCTCGCGTGCCACCACCGGTGCGCACACTACCAGATCGCCGATCAGGGTGGTGGGGACGCCCGGCGGCGCCTCGAAGGGAAAGGACAGCACGTTGGTCGGCCCCTGCCGGCCACGGTAGCGCGCGTTGAGTTCCGCGCTCTCCGCCTCGTCGACGATGCGCACCGTCACCTCGGCCGGTCGCGCCCGCAGCCAGGCGGCCTGCGCCCAGCGCCGGACATCGGCAGCCGCAGGCAAGTCCCCGGCAGCACTGGCGACCTGCAGGTCGACCTCGACGTCGGCGCGGATCTCAGGAAGCATCGTCCCCGTTCCCCTGACGATAGCGGTCGTACGCGGAGACGATGCGCTGCACCAGCGGATGCCGCACCACGTCGCGGGCATTGAAGAAGGTGAAGTTCACACCCTCGATGTCGCGCAGCACCTCGGTGGCCTGGCGCAGCCCGGA from the Thiohalobacter sp. genome contains:
- the lnt gene encoding apolipoprotein N-acyltransferase, encoding MNGVLARWLLPPLLGAVSVAGFAPFGLHPLPVAALALWLLWRPQGVRAAFLHGWLFGLGLFGAGVSWVHVSIHVFGHSPLPVAIAVAALLAAFLALFPAAVAALLAWWRRSEAASLLLLFPALWLLAEWLRGRLFTGFPWLSLGYSQIDGPLAGMAPLVGVYGVGMAAAALAGALALLLRRAGRSPMAWALVLLLPLLGTLLRPVEWTETDGEPLRVSLIQGNIPQERKWQPEERLATLERYLLMTRNEWRAPGWHAQLVVWPETAIPAFLHEVADSFLAQLRREAAAADSDLLVGIPVLDREDWRYYNGVLHVGAGGGVYYKRHLVPFGEYLPLRRWLGDLLAVMPLPVADFSAGDPQQPPLQVRGVAVGPSVCYEIIFPEEVRQMLPEAGLLVNVSNDAWFGASLGPPQHLEMARMRALETGRPLLRATNTGITAVIDHHGRILGRAPQFEPAVVRETIQPRRGATPYVQLGELPVLALALALVGVALRRGRRA
- a CDS encoding HlyC/CorC family transporter; the encoded protein is MNEDRSSNGSGQKSWLERLSQAFSGEPRNREELIELLRDAQRRNLFDADALSMIEAVLQVADMQVRDIMIPRAQMVVVERDDSPEDILPVIIESGHSRFPVIGESRDEVVGILLAKDMLRYRLDESAGFDIRDVMRPAVFIPESKRLNVLLKEFRASRNHMAIVVDEYGGVAGMVTIEDVLEQIVGEIADEHDIEEGSFILRRSDTRYVVKALTPVEDFNEYFGTHLDDEEFDTIGGLVARTFGHLPKRGETVTLDGLRFRVLRADTRRIHMLELELPEPLPASDASAAG
- the ybeY gene encoding rRNA maturation RNase YbeY — encoded protein: MLPEIRADVEVDLQVASAAGDLPAAADVRRWAQAAWLRARPAEVTVRIVDEAESAELNARYRGRQGPTNVLSFPFEAPPGVPTTLIGDLVVCAPVVAREAKAQGKTPDAHWAHMLVHGMLHLQGHDHLEAAEAERMEALEREILAGLGYGDPY